GTTCGACGTGACGGGGGAAGCGGATCCAGTCGATGGCGATTCCGGCGATGGCGCCGCCCAGCCCGATGGAGGATTTGCGGGTCACGGCATTTAGGCCGAAGAAAAAGCCTTCCGTTCGATAGCCGTTCTTCAGCTCGAACTCGTCCGTCAGGTCGGCGATCATCGCCGCCGAGACTGTCAGCGGCATAGCGCCGACGACGCCGGCGAGAAAAATCGCAATGGCGAGGAATGTGGGCAGTCGCGGATCGGTAGGCCCTGGAAAATCGCCCATCAAGCGCAAGCAGGTTGGCCCGACGGTGAACACGAAAAACAGCAGAATGCCGCTCCAGAACACGCGGGGCTTGTCGAATATTCGCCCAAGCCGGCTCGCGATGGGAACGCCGATGATATAGCCCGCAACCCCGGACATCGCGACGAGTTGAATCTGCGTCGTCTTTAGCTGCCAGAAGAACGTGTTCATGTGTAGCGCCAGCGCGCCCTGCACGCCCGTCGTGACGTAGAGGATGAGCAGCGAGACGAACAGGGCACAGAACGAACGCGACTGGAACGCGCGACCAATGTTGCGCGGGATATGTATTAGGCTGAATCGATCCGGCAGCGGTGTTCGCTTGTACATCAGCACGGCCCGGCTGAGCGTGCCGCGTGCCGAAATCAGGATGGCCAGCAGAATGACCCCGGAACAAAACAGCGCAAAGCCCGGATAGGCAGCGGGATTGAGCTGGCCGTTGGCGAACGATGTGGTCTTGTGGAAAAAGAATGCGTAGGCGGCGAACAGCGCGATCAGGCGTCCCAGATAGGAGAAAACGACCCGGAACGCCGCGACGGACAGACGGCCGTCGAAGTCTGCCGTCAGCTCCGCGCCCAGCGCCATATGTGGGATGAAATAATTGGCGAACGCGATGCGGCACAGGATGGCGAAGCCCAGAAGCCAAGCGGTCAAAAGCAGCGTTGAACCGCCGGCGGGTGGGCTGAACAGCAGAAACAACGCAATGGCGAGCGGCAAAGGCGCAGCAAAGATGAAGGGGTGGCGCCTTCCCATTCGGGAGCGCAGGCCGTCAGAGAGCGCGCCGACCAGTGGGTTCGTGATGCCGTCGATCAGAAGAGCGATGAAGACGGCCGCGCCGACAGCAGCGCCCGACAGGCCGATGACCTGAATGTAGAAAAAGAACAGGAACGCGTCGAGCGCGGTGCCCTCGAAGCCCTCGCCGAATTCGCCCAGGCCGTAAAAGATGCGCGTCGCGCGCGGCAATGCGGGCTCCGCGCCGGATGGCGCGACTTCGGTCGGGTTGGAGTCACTATGCGGTAAGTCTGGCGATTGCATCATGGACCGATGTCATCGCGTCCGCGTCGTCAGGACGTTGGCCGATGGTTCTCAGCTTGCCGGCCGCTCTGGTCGCCGCGCCCAGTGCGGCCAGTTCGGCGGCGCGAGCGGGATCGCCTTTTGTGTCGAAACGGCCGAGCGGCACGATCGCCTCATAGTCGCCCAGGACCTTGAACCGGACATCGTCACGCTCGCGAAGCTGGAAGTCGACCTTGCCGCCTGCGATCACGCAGCTCCAGGCAATTTTGCCGTCTTTGTCGGACAGATGCGGCGGTGCGTTGTAGAACACTTCGCAGATCGACATGTGCAGGTTGGGCTTGGTCTTGCTCTCCCACGCCGCGCGCTCGACGATGATGCCGTGGATGGCGGCCAGCCAGCCGGGGCTGGCAAATGAATATTTCACGAAAGCCTCGTTCGCGTTGCGCACTACTGCCCTGCGATTGCCCGCAGGGCTGCAGCGCATCAGCCAAAATGGACGCTGATCAGGACTGCCAGGTTTGGCCCGCGGGCATAGCGGCGCGTGCGCTCATCTTGGGGCCTTCGTCTTTCCAGCCATTGAAGCTGTTGAGTCCCAGCAGCTGCGCCATCCGCGAATCGCGGCCGTAGCGCTTCAGGAGATCTTCGGGCACCGCGTCGCCATAGACTTCCTGCGGCGCCATATACTGGCGGCAGAAATACATCGACAGATTGACCCTGAGGCCCGGCATCTTGCGCGGGAACGAGCCGTGCCACTGGTTGCCGTGCCAGATGATCGCCGTGCCGGCTGGGACTTCCACCGGAATCACATGCGGGTTGCGCTCATTGCCGACCAGCTTGTTCTCCATCGCGGTGGGCTGACGAAAATACCGGTGGCTGCCGGGCACCATCGCCAGGGCCCCGCCCTCTTCGGTGTAATCGGTCAATGCATAATTGCAGTTCGCGACATGCGAATAGGGCGAGAAAGGCGCCGGTACGCCATTGCCGGTGTCGCTATGCAGCAGCAAGCCGACTTCGCCCGGGCCCTTGACGTGACTGGTCAGGCTGCTCAGCCAACAGCTATAGCCGAGCAGATAGCTGATGAT
Above is a window of Rhizomicrobium sp. DNA encoding:
- a CDS encoding phytanoyl-CoA dioxygenase family protein, which gives rise to MEIGEWTAAREWTSTPELNRIYRDIRALGLESNLAELEAFGFTVIRDALDPELTVKLREAVLRSAETSFKKKLDLEKETELHEYKLAPYLLYKDPLFEKALLNPKPLAIISYLLGYSCWLSSLTSHVKGPGEVGLLLHSDTGNGVPAPFSPYSHVANCNYALTDYTEEGGALAMVPGSHRYFRQPTAMENKLVGNERNPHVIPVEVPAGTAIIWHGNQWHGSFPRKMPGLRVNLSMYFCRQYMAPQEVYGDAVPEDLLKRYGRDSRMAQLLGLNSFNGWKDEGPKMSARAAMPAGQTWQS
- a CDS encoding MFS transporter → MPRATRIFYGLGEFGEGFEGTALDAFLFFFYIQVIGLSGAAVGAAVFIALLIDGITNPLVGALSDGLRSRMGRRHPFIFAAPLPLAIALFLLFSPPAGGSTLLLTAWLLGFAILCRIAFANYFIPHMALGAELTADFDGRLSVAAFRVVFSYLGRLIALFAAYAFFFHKTTSFANGQLNPAAYPGFALFCSGVILLAILISARGTLSRAVLMYKRTPLPDRFSLIHIPRNIGRAFQSRSFCALFVSLLILYVTTGVQGALALHMNTFFWQLKTTQIQLVAMSGVAGYIIGVPIASRLGRIFDKPRVFWSGILLFFVFTVGPTCLRLMGDFPGPTDPRLPTFLAIAIFLAGVVGAMPLTVSAAMIADLTDEFELKNGYRTEGFFFGLNAVTRKSSIGLGGAIAGIAIDWIRFPRHVEPGGVEQVTLNQLAVVYGPTIGVIAVIGLTVMVAYDLTRSKQKLIAKRLVLQRAERANLPVR